The window ggaccgctacctccgcctttgtgcaaggaggagcaggaggagcactgccagagccctgcaaaatgacctccagctggccacaaatgtgcatgtgtctgctcaaacggtcagaaacagactctgagggcccgacgtccacaggtgggggttctgcttacagcccaacaccgtgcaggatgtttggcatttgccagagaacaccaacattggcaaattcgccactggtgccctgtgctcttcacagatgaaagcaggttcacactaagcacatgtgacagacgtgacagagtctggagatgccgtggagaactttcttctgcctgcaacatcctccagcatgaccggtttggcggtgggtcagtcatggtggtgtggggtggcatttcttggGGGGCCGCACacccctccatgtgctcaccagaggtagcctgactgccattaagtaccgagatgagatcctcagaccctttGTGAGActatatgctggtgcagttggccctcggttcctcctaatgcaagacaatgctagacctcatgtggctggagtgtgtcagcagttactgcaagaggaaggcattgatgctatggactcgcccgcccgttccccagacctgaatccaattgagcacatctgggacatcatgtctcgctccatccaccaacacgacgctgcaccacagactgtccaggagttggcggatgctttagtccaggtctgggaggagatccctcaggaaaccatccgccacctcatcaggagcatgcccaggcgttgtagggaggtcatacaggcacgtggtggccacacactactgagcctcatttggacttgttttaaggacattacatcaaagttggatcagcctgtagtgtggttttccactttaattttgagtgtgactccaaatccagacctccatgggttgataaatttgatttccattgatcatttttgtgtgattttgttgtcagcacattcaactatgtaaagaaaaaagtattcaataagaatatttcattcattcagatctaggatgtgttattttagtgttccctttatttttttgagcagtgtataatgagGCCAGTGCAGTACCGCTAGGCTCAGTTAAGCCAGGctcggctcagtagtgtgaaaacgGTAATGGATCCCTGACCCTGAACTGACCCTTTCCTCTCCCGCTCCAGGTGAAATCTCAGCAAGCGGAGGTGATGAGGATCCTGGAGAGTAAGAGTATCCAGTACGAGCTGATTGACATCTCAGTGGGCGGAGAGGTCAGGGATGAGATGAGAAGCAAGGCGGGGAACCCCACGGCTGTCCCGCCACAGATCTTCAATGAGGACCAGTACTGTGGGGTAAGGATTTGTGAgatcagacaaacacacaaccacaacacTGTCAAACGGTATGAAGATGGTGAGTATAGACAAAGGTTTTAACTTAAAGATGACACAAGCATGTTATGACCCCTTTTTTATATAATATCTTCTACTCTGTTTGGTCTCTTTCCTCCAGAACTATGACATGTTTTCAGACGCAGTGGAGGAGGACAAAGTGGAACAATTTCTGAAGATGGCGTGATGAggaagagttgtgtgtgtgtgtgtgtgtgtcccccccccccccaaggcagGCCCGTTGACTAACCCCCTGCCCCGCTGGCGGTGCTCACCCTCTTTTGTCTCAATGCAGTGATGAATGCCAAATACAACCAACCAATCAAGACACACACCCCGCTGGACTCTTACCTAACCACTGTTAATTGAATTGTTTGTTTTATACGGGCACTTATTATGCTCCCTCTGCTTTCTTCGTCATTGTTTCCCTTTGTGGTCCTTCCTGGtcaagacctgggttcaaatacttttaAATAATTTCAAGTACTAAAGACGTGTTTGATTTAAGCTTTCCTGTTGCAATTGAACCAATAGAAAAGGCTAAAAAGGCCAAACCCCACCCACCTGGCACTCCATGCAGACTAAAGAAAATGCTCAAAAATTGGGAatggtatttgaacccaggtctgcctgGTCCGACGTGTTCATGTCACTAATCAGTCTTAGTCTGCTCTGTGGGATCAGTGGAACTGCCCATTCTAGATGTGTGGTAATTAGGTCAGGTAATCTGGGCTGCCAACACGTGATTAATGAAGATCCACTAATCCAGAGGCTAACATTTACCAGGAATCTATGTTCATGATCGTTCCCTTGCCCAAGAGGAgaattgtacttttttttttcttcttcaccgATTGGTCTTTAAAACCGTCACCGCAGATCTAATTGGTCTAAATGCAGCCCATGTCGAAAATGGGGGGGCCATTTCAGACCAAACAATGCTTGGTTATTATCACTTAATCTTATTAACAGTGTTTGTCTTTTTTTAATTTTCTTATCTGGCCTTCTTGACTCGCATGATGTTCATTTCGACAGACTGAAGCCATTTTGATACATACTTGGGCCTACTGTAGGTGACGGTAGTCTGGAGAATGAGGAAGCCAACAATCACAGAACCTTAAAGAAATGTGAATTGTGGTAGAGACAGAATAAGTTAATTGGATTCTACTTTGGTCCAAAACATTTCAATGCTTAGCAGACTAATGGTGTCTATGGTCCATGCTGGAAAAGTGACTCCACTGTGGAAAGTTATACAGAAGATGGTTAAAACAGACAGCATTCCATAGTGTTGAACTTGGTGCCAATAAATGTGTTTTCCCGATGGATACAGTCAGCTTTGACCTCGCAATATAGTGTTATTTAACTCTGTTAATGCATTCCAAAGAGAATGGCCTGATCCTCAATCACTGCTCTTCCAGAAATAGACATTTTATGGGACATTGTTGCAAAACTACGTTACACTGTTAGTGGCACTACAACTGTACATCCTTACTATAAGAGAGCCGAGCTTGAGTACTAGAACCCCTGAATTTACAATCTGTTGACTGTTTTGGACCTTCAGTCCTGATCTAGCTGTGAAGTCCCATCTCGATCCAGCTTGAAGATGCAATAGATAACTATGCACTTAACTCTGCCTCATACTCCCACTGTTGTACTGACTCTTGGCTACTGAGTGGGAAAACAAATTGTTTCAGACTGAACTGACTCATTCTCAGCCTTCGATAAAACTCCCTCACCACATGAGGACGTTGAAGACCTTACTTTTAGTGCTTCAAGTGTCTACTACTCTGCTGGGTTTTCTTCCATGGGATGTTGTGAAAAATGTATGTGCCGTTTCATGTGTAGAGTCTCACATCTTGTTCAACCTTGTAAAAAGAATAtacaaaaatatgtaaaaaaaagtttttgaaaAGTATTGCCCCTCCCAATGTAATCCCTGCACTTGAGTAGACCTACTATTTGGGTATATAGGTGTGGGACCTCTACTTTGCAATGGCAACATTAACAGACCATGTTTGTGCACTGTTTTGTCAGTTGACGGTGGTAGATGTCTTATTGGTTCACTAACAACTAAATGTTCAACATTCATGTCTTTCTCTTTGAGCTCCTGCTTTGCGTTTTGGGCCAAAATAAagaacaaatgtaatatacagaATGAGATGTCTTCCAAGAAGATTGTGGAAAAAGGGTCAAATAAAATGGAATGCCTAAGTCGATTTGTGTTTTGCTGAATTACAAGTCTGATGGTTTAAAAAGTGAATCAAGTGACTCAGTTCAAGTTGATTCATTTGGACGTGTGTGTTATGAACAATATTGTACAATAGTATTACAAATACAGTTGCAAAGCTCTCAAAACAAAGGAAAACAGTAcatctacagtatatacatcaGTATATTGATTCAGGGGCACTGTTCTTCCAGATCACATATCTTGATTGAGACATCTTCTTTCCATGTGCAGTTCTCTCCATCTCATTGAGGAATGTTACAGGGCCTTGTTCATCCTGCTGCTGCCCACTCTACACAGTGCCAGTCTGTAATTGACAAGTACTAATCTGCCCAACTAAACTCCACCCCCAATAAAATGGAGTCTGAATATTTTGATTCTTGGTGGACAGTGAGTACAAATAGGGATCAATGTGCCATGCTGTGCAGGTTTACAGATAAAAAAGCTCAAcatatacagtatagaatacTAGCTTATTAGTTCCAAACCTTTATACAGGTTTTGCCCATGACCAAAAacatgacatacagttgaagtcggaagtttacatacaccttagcctcccccgttttcctccaaacataacgatggtcattatggccaaacagttctatttttgtttcatcagaccagaggacatttctccaaaaagtacaatctttgtcttcatgtgcagttgcaaactgtagtctggctttttttatgatggttttggagcagtggcttcttccttgctgagcggcctttcagattatgtcgatataagacttgttatactgtggatatagatacttttgtacctgtttcctccagcatcttcacaagttcctttgctgttgttctgggattgattttcagtTTTCGCACCAAAAGcgcattcatctctaggagacagaacgcgtctccttcctgagtggtatgatggctgtgtggtcccatggtgtttatacttgcatactattgtttgtacagatgaacgtggcaccttcaggcatttggaaattgctcccaaggacgaaccaaacttgtggaggtctacaattaaatttttctgaggtcttgtcttTCCCATGTCAACtaaagagtttgaaggtaggccttgaaattcatccacaggtacacctccaattgactcaaaggatgtcaattagtctatcagaagcttctaaaatcatcacatcattttctggaatttttcaagctgtttaaaggcacagtcaacttagtgtatgtaaacttctgacccactggaattgtgatacagtgaattataagtgaaataatcagtctgtaaacaattgttggaacaatgacttgtgtcatgcacaaagtagatgtcctaaccgacttgccaaaactatagtttgttagcaagcaATTTGTGGAGTgggtgaaaaacaagttttaatgactccaacataagtgtctgtaaacttctgacttaaactgtaCATGTAAGAAAATGCATAGTTACAGGTACAGTTGCCTTACAACTTGGAATTTAAATAGATTCTTttaggggtttgtatcatttgattcatacaacatacataccactttgaagatgcaaacaagaaataagacaaaaaaacagaaaacgtgaGTGTtcataactattcatcccccaaagtcaatactttgtagagccaccttttgcagcagttACAGCAGCAAGTCTCTTGGTGTAtttctctataagcttggcacatctagccactgggatttttgcccattcttcaaggcaaaactgctccagctccttcaagtcagatgggttccgctggtgtacagcaatctttaagtcataccacagattctcatttggattgaggtctgggctttgattaggtcattccaagacatttaaatgtttccccttaaaccactcgagtgttgctttagcagtatgcttaggttcattgtcctgctggatggtgaacctctgtcccagtatcaaatctctggaagactgaaacagttttccttcaagaatttccctatatttagcaccatccatcattccttcaattttgaccagtttcccagtccctgccaatgcgaaacatccccacagcatgatgctgccaccaccatgcttcactgtggggatggtgttctcagggtgatgagaggtgttgggtttgcaccagacatagtgttttccttgatggccaaaaagcaactttttagtctcatctgaccagagtactttcttccatatgtttggggagtctcccacatgccttttcgtgaacaccaaacgtgtttgcttatttttttctttattaagcaatggctttttttctggccactcttccgtaaagcccagctctgtggagtgtacagcttaaagtggtccgatggacagatactccaatctccgctgtggagctttgcagctccttcagggttctctttgttctctttgttgcctctctgattaatgccctccttgcctggtccgtgagttttggttggGCGGccatctcttggcaggtttgatgtggtgccatattctttcaatttttcaataatggatttaatggtgctgaAGTTTCtgatataaaaaattaaaaaatcacaactctgatctgtacttctccacaattttgtccctgacctgtttgaagagctcatttatttaactaaatacattacttctgaaggtaattggttgcaccagatcttatttaggggcttcatagcaaagggggtgaatacatatgcacacaccactttctgttttttattttttagaattttttgaaacaagcaattttttaaatttcacttcatcttggtggggcaaactacaaactattttttttaaatacatgccAGCAaagtcacaacacaacacattaattGCACTTACGGTGACAAAAAGTGCCAACAAACTGTTATGGCTTACATAAAGCtgccccaacagcagagctttcttttcagcaccatggagtgaatacttaccactgctacacctggctatcagcgaagctcagtgctttctgtcgtggtggggcagccagtagAAAATACGTAGCGTTGGGGTTGGCAATGTTCTTTAgttgcgccatgattggctcagtgttctgtcacccaaggggcttgaataaTCGCGCTCTCCCCGTACATTTTGCGGCGACGTAGTGTCCTCATGAATGACAgagcactgagccaatcacggcgcaactaaagaacattaccaaccccaaCGCTACGTATTTACCACTGGCTGCTCCACCACAGaaaacactgagctaggctgaaacacctgcattttggagctgccttattgaagaaagcaaaaaataaaccatgtttgtatgcggctttattaactaaattattatttttttgcacaCACTGGCTGCTCCACCACAGAAAACACTGAGCTAGGCtcaaacacctgcattttggagctgccttattgaagaaagcaaaaaataaaccatgtttgtatgcggctttattaactaaattatgattttttttgcacattgtttgcaaactgatatgtgagacatattaatgccaaaataacatgcaaacaggcaacaacaaaacatgtttttttttttttaggtaaacaggtggggctcaaaagaGCATTACGAGTTGTCCCTGGTTGTGATGGGAACACGGGTGTGACATGAGAATAAAGGAAGTAAGAACAACATTACACTACTGGCTGCTTGTTTCGTTCAGTGTACAGGGCCTGACATTGACACATGATCGGGCACAGGAAGTTAATAATTAAAGCCCACTCAGCGTTTTCATTTCAGGCTGTCCTCTATGTTGACAGGAACAGAGCCGTGGGTATACATATACAGCATGGCTCTGGATGGGAACTGGCTGTAAACCTTATCTGATGCTGCACATGTGTCCATCTAGTGGTGGAATGACAACAGTACAAATATCCAAGACTTATCCATGTTTGTGAAATTGTTCATCTATTGATCTACTATTTAAGTATTAATCCTACCACTTGGTAGGTAAAATAAGATTAAGActcatactgaacaaaaatatcaacgcaacagacatgaagaaggtgaagaagccggatgtggaggtcctgggccggcgtggttacacgtggtctgtggttgtgaggccggttggacgtactgccaaattctctaaaatggcgTTGGAGgcttatggtggagaaattaacattccattctctggtggacattcctgcagtctgcatgcagattgcacgttccctcaaaacttgagacattgtgCATTgagttgtattgtgttgtgtgacaaaactgcacattttaaagtggtcatttattgtatttattttatttattgtttaatcatcttcttgatatgccgcaCCTGGCTGCTCCACCACAGAAAACACTGAGCTAGGCtcaaacacctgcattttggagctgccttattgaagaaagcaaaaaataaaccatgtttgtatgcggctttattaactaaattatgatttttttgcacattgtttgcaaactgatatgtgagacatattaatgccaaaataacatgcaaacagGCAACAGAtcggactttttggagaaatgtcctctggtctgatgaaggaaaaatagaactgtttggccataatgaccatcgttatgtttggaggaaaaggggggaggcttgcaagccaaagaacaccatcccaactgtgaagcacgggggtggcagcatcatgttgtgggggtgctttgctacaggagggacaggcgcacttcacaaaacagatggcttcatgagggaggaaaattatgtggatatattgaagcaacatctgaagacggcaacatttgtcgttctgcccctgaacaggcagttaacccactgttcccaggccgtcattgaaaataagaatgtgttcttaactgacttgcctggtaaataaaggtaaaaaaaataaaaaataaaaaataaaaaaagactagcaaccaagttaaagcttggtcgctaatgggtcttccaaatggaccccaaacatacttccaaagttgtggcaaaatggcttaaggacaataaagtcaaagtattggagtggccatcacaaagcactgacctcaatcctatagaaaatgtgttggcagaactgaaaaagcgtgtgcgagcaaagcctacaaacctgactcagttacaccggctctgtcaggaggaatgggccaaaattcacccaacttattgtgcgaagcttgtggaaggctacccaaaatgtttgacccaagttaaacaatttaaaggcaatactaccaaatactaattgagtgcatgtaaacttctgacccacagtcaatgtgatgaaagaaataaacgcagaaataaatcattctctctactattattctgacattcttaaaataaagtggtgatcctaactgaccataaacaggggatttttactctgattaaatgtcaggaattgtgaaaaacggaatttaaatgtatttgtctaaggtgtatgtaaacttcccacttcaactgtaagtcCTTTACACCACTGACTTTACAGTTTTGTTCTGTGTATTACAACCAGGTATAAGTCAATAAAACAACGACTGATTTAGAAGCTGAGTGGAATTGACCTCATCAAGCCATGCAGCAAATACATTTCACTGCTGTGTGATTCTGTTCACACACAAGCACTTCCTCAATTTGTATTGGTTTCAAGTAGGCCTAGCCTGTGTTTTACGAGAGCAAAAACAAACAGTTGAGTAAGAGTCTTTAGTACGAAACTCATCAAGGTATTCAGAAAGAATACTCTTCAAAATCCAATGGTAAATCTTACAGCCTGGATTTAAAGTATTCACATAAAAATACCAGGTATCCAACTAAGAATACAAATGTAATTATTATGTGAAGGAGgattttatatatttaaaaatggtCTATTATGGGTTCAGGGGCCAATAACAATGGGAATACAACACAACACGTGATGTGATTGGTAAATTAGTTGCAAAAATCGGACCAATAGGAGGCTGGTTTGAAATGTGTGAAAGCCTCCCTTTATTCAGTCTGTAAGAATAACAATCTGTAAAACAGCAACAAAATCTAAGGTCAGAAACGCGTTGGTTTTTACGTTTAACATAAAATAAGCATTTGTATCATTGTACCGTTCTCTAAGAGTTGCTGAATTTCATTTTCATGGGTGAGATAatacaatgtatacgaaacgcaAATTTAACAACTTTGCAAATATATTTTTTGCCATTCAATGTAATATCCAGGtttatgttttttgttgttgttgccagtAGTGCAACCGAATCTAAATTCCAGGTTGCACAGCAACATATTGGGAGAATGGGTGCCCACAGTACCAGCAGTGGACATAGGAGGGCAGTGATGCACGCTATTCATAGTATTTGTCAATGTAACTGATAGAGAAGAAGAGTTCATTCGGGAAGCTGTCTATTTTTACTAACGAGAATTGGACTGTCAAACGTTTCTGTCACAATATATATCAAGGTAACGTCAATTCTTGGCATGTTTTGATAAATAAATGTTCCAGTTTGTGGCTGAGGAGGCAACAAGCCTGACGATAGTTTAACAACCAGGTATCATACCAACATTGGCTAACTAGAGACAGTCAGTGTCGCTAGCTAGGTAAGCTTGTCATTCTTCTGTAAATGTTGATGGCAGAAATAATCCCATTCTTGAATATAACTGGGGACTGTAGAATGAAAGTAAACTGGACATGTAGGACTTCCTAATTTACATTTTTGAAGTTTAGTTTTACTGTAACATGTGGCTAGCTGACTGGGTTGGCTAGCACAGTATACTAGTATCTTtgtttttagctagctagatagatcCTTTATACTCCAGCTTGAAACTGTCTTTATGGTCGGTGTTGTTAAGAATGAACTACAGGTCACGCAAGCGACGTATGTAGTTTCCAATTCCTTCGAACGACTGTCTTAGTAACCTAAAATAACCTTAGTGAGAGAGTTGAGATATTGGGTTGGTTATGGTCCGAATGCTTTTGAATCAAGTGTGCTACTAACTCTGTCAGTGATGTCACATCTTGACTGTGGTATATGTGGATGGAATTTAGCTAGATGTTGAGGAATTAAGATCATACTGTAGCCCGACTGGGACCCGAACCCCggtccagcgactgtcaagcAAACACCTTAACAGCTAAGCAAGGAGGTCAGAAAAATTGACGAGGTCGTTAGGTATTGGTTAAAGGTCACTGCATTACCCCCTTCCTTCAGGAGACCGTGTCCCCACTCTTCTCTATACCAAGTCCCTCACATGTGTACACACCTCTCCGATGGCCATCCCACTTTGGACACCATTGTAGCAAATTCAGGGGGTCACCCCGACCTGGACTCTAATGCgggtccagcgactgtcaagcCAATACCTTAACTGCTACGCCACGAGGTGCGAACCTGTTGACGAAGTTGCTAGGTATTAAAGGCCGCTACAATATGTTTCTGTCTGTTTCACCTGCTCCTCAGAGCCCATGAGAAGGAGATGAGTGTCCCAGACTACATGCAGTGTGCTGAGGACCATCAGACGGTCCTGGTGGTGGTCCAACCTGTGGGCATCGTCCCTGAGGACCAGTTCTTCAGGATCTACAAACGCATTGCCTCTGTGGCCCAGGTCAGCGTCCATGTGTACTAGCTATAAGTCTGTCCTAAATTACACCCTGTTCCAGGGCccgctctggtcgaaagtagtgcactatatagggtagcATTTGGGACAGACACAGGCCTATGTGTTATTATTTATTGAAATATGTAACCCCCGGCAAACTGATTTGTTTtttatgtaaatgttttattgttgGATGCTGATTATCAAATGATCcctattttgtggtgtgttttgccTTTTCGTGCCATTGAAACGAAGGTGTCCATCCGGGACTCCCAGCGGAACCTCTATATCCGCTACCGCCACCACTACCTCCCGGAGAACAACGAGTGGGGAGACTTCCAGACACACCGCAAGGTTTGTGGCTTTTATTGTTCCTATTTTTCTGCCGTCTTTGGGTTTCAGAAATGCgcttagtttttttgtgtgtcctGCACAGCAGCCTTTCACAAACCTTTCCTTGGGGATCCGCAGCTGTTCCATGTATTTGATCTATTTCAGAGTTAGCAtatctgattcaactaatcaacaAGCACTTGACTACATGAATTACAGTAGTTGTGTTAGTTTAGAGCTACAACAAAACGGTGAAACGTCTTGAGGTCCCAGAGGAAAGCTTTGAGAATCTCTGCTCTACAGTATCTGTGTCTTTTTGTCCTGTGCAAGAATTTCCTCTCAGGAATAATAAAGACCTGTCTGTTTAGGTGGTGGGCCTCATCTCCGTGACGACCTGTGGTTCGGCTAAAGAGTGGCCACAGACGTTGGACCGTTTCCACAGCCAGAAGGAGGTGTTCGGAGCCACACTGTACGACTCACGGCTCCTGGTGTTCGGGCTGCAGGGGGAGATAGCAGAGCAGCAGAGGACGGATGTGGCCTTCTACTCTAGCTATGAGGACTGTCCCAATGTGGAGAAAAGGGTGGAGGACTTTGTGGAGTCCATCTTCATTGTGCTGGAGTCCAAGAGGCTGGATAGAGCCACGGACAAGTCTGGGGATAAGATACCACTGCTCTGTGTTCCCTTTGAGAAGAAAGACTTTGTGGGGCTGGACACTGATAGCAGGTGAGTTGACTTTTCTTCTGCACTCTATTTGGCTTTTAGAGGTTTGGAATCATCCACATTTTTTGCTGCCTGTGTAATATTTCAGCTGTTGAATGGATTTGGAACCAACAAGATAATTGGTTATTAAACATTTTCTATGTGCCTGTACTGTGACTGCAGAATGTATAAACAGAGTATTAGTTTTACAGTTGATAAAATGCCTGAATACTATATTTGACAAGTGtagcctaacatgctgaccacaccgctcacgTTACGTGCGCGAGCgtggcaaaataaatgtacacacacGTTATTCAATCATTGGGCCCacagaacttggttctatttgtgacgcttgacatgctgcaagtcccgcctctcgtctcctcattggtttttaggggcATAAACCAACGTAGGTAATTAAAatatgaactgaggtccacacaaCAGcccagttggtggcggtaatgcaccttaaagttggttgccaacctctATATAAAGTccgaagaagaagcctgaaggaggagagattaatAGAAACTAACTCGGTTTACCcctttatctgtggattaattgtcggagtataggaccttgtgcatttaatgtaaaataacaacccaatgtttatatcccaggacaaattagctatcaacagcaagctagctagctaaattgccataagtgtttaatgctttttgacctgt of the Oncorhynchus kisutch isolate 150728-3 linkage group LG17, Okis_V2, whole genome shotgun sequence genome contains:
- the LOC109880801 gene encoding SH3 domain-binding glutamic acid-rich-like protein 3; its protein translation is MGVKLYYTTVTASREVKSQQAEVMRILESKSIQYELIDISVGGEVRDEMRSKAGNPTAVPPQIFNEDQYCGNYDMFSDAVEEDKVEQFLKMA